A section of the Osmia lignaria lignaria isolate PbOS001 chromosome 16, iyOsmLign1, whole genome shotgun sequence genome encodes:
- the LOC117601021 gene encoding CBY1-interacting BAR domain-containing protein 1-A-like isoform X3: MLRSRSQTSVWEQEAKFVQDRISNVEKHFAELCVTFAAYARKAARLRDKGDEIAKVIQTYAHSENINRSLSTGLTNFSATLSVIGDYSDAKVQRFDAKIIAPLSQYATICKHARDDVKNTFAARDKELTRKRHLDRLRERNPRNRQMISQAESELMKASVEVSRVVKGLEEQIDSFEKRKLHDLKTLLLDFVAIELSFHAKALELLTKAYQDVSEIDEVKDLEDFQTMRGSMNGEFREVMRVPDSVARLATVERTSFRQAYSLTNLASRFTSSPIISQKLDTRATGSTDSAKSSLKTNSSESVQIEEYKESSEETDSESIKDKPVRIRHKSM; this comes from the exons ATGTTACGTTCAAGATCCCAGACCAGTGTATG GGAACAAGAAGCGAAATTTGTACAGGATCGAATATCCAACGTGGAGAAACATTTCGCAGAATTATGCGTGACGTTTGCGGCATATGCAAGAAAAGCGGCAAG ATTGCGCGATAAAGGCGATGAAATTGCAAAAGTAATTCAGACCTACGCTCATTCGGAAAATATAAATCGATCACTTTCTACAGGATTGACGAACTTTTCAGCGACTCTCTCGGTGATAGGCGACTACAG TGATGCCAAAGTACAAAGATTCGATGCAAAAATAATTGCTCCGCTTTCTCAATATGCGACTATCTGTAAACATGCTCGTGATGACGTGAAAAATACCTTTGCGGCACGAGACAAAGAGTTAACTAGGAAAAGACATCTGGACAGGCTCAGAGAAAGAAATCCTAGAAACAGACAAATGATC TCACAAGCTGAATCGGAATTAATGAAAGCTTCCGTCGAAGTTTCAAGAGTTGTAAAGGGGTTGGAAGAGCAAATTGATTCattcgaaaaaaggaaattacATGACTTAAAAACCTTACTGTTAGATTTTGTTGCTATCGAGTTAAGTTTTCACGCAAAAGCTTTGGAGTTATTGACGAAAGCTTATCAAGACGTTAGTGAAATCGATGAAGTTAAAGATCTAGAG GACTTTCAGACAATGAGAGGAAGTATGAATGGG GAATTTCGTGAAGTGATGCGTGTTCCGGATTCTGTTGCAAGATTGGCTACCGTTGAACGAACTTCATTTAGACAAGCTTATTCTCTAACTAATTTGGCTAGTCGTTTTACTTCTTCTCCCATCATTTCACAGAAATTAGATACCCGTGCGACGGGGTCCACG GATTCTGCAAAATCTAGTTTAAAAACCAACTCTTCAGAATCTGTACAAATTGAGGAATATAAAGAGAGTTCAGAAGAAACAGACTCTGAATCTATTAAAGATAAACCTGTGAGAATCAGGCATAAATCTATGTAA
- the LOC117601009 gene encoding uncharacterized protein LOC117601009, with the protein MPKENKSTSRRNRRQCSEVDNEAAASSVRDSLKTVTSSKRYSPFPREIPRKDLKTKQENMMPSIEVLHSMSGGIIESGIKYILFPLHLLRFCIFGTSTKPIASEKPAEPSRKRDEAEKEEKKVKEREEKKTPREATSIKSSEKSGRSKSDRDLVDERKDAVSCVKNSKEKRSRDKDESADEMVTAEEDSDSSGEQWSTANNTLAMNMSIDYDNLDRTMSHRASEEPMDVSMEELHYDKTHIPLNLPRDYRVTEKQFQNNKENIASKMNVEEQDSNSSVDEEISRIFQKQCTSSEDEFTSSFVKSSSFKREKTMQNNFLYYKTNSTVAIHSKKKPEGNAKEYKKKQPSDFSINSKRRKVSHEEDKNERESERRSGNKVREEKRSSRHDTPSKHESRASRTTAKNKETKRNDVKYKEIATQTDSAFSNDDVEMTPIDAKLCNKRTSRRLHFNIMKDKNVERELNYVADTEDSNDGLPKIIRKRISRSSTSSSSTDLGFDERALTTPDVDIVIGRSRTNSLDNTNNFRTRSRPPPGFPELPQNPPLLPYIGNSSKHFIVPRPNPDCPNCSIVPPAPSPMRHLYYDYPEFMDLPVNVSSSKILNNILRNNYYR; encoded by the exons ATGCCGAAGGAAAATAAAAGCACAAGCAGAAGAAACAGGCGTCAGTGCTCGGAAGTCGATAAC GAAGCTGCGGCGTCCAGTGTAAGAGACTCGTTGAAAACCGTGACCAGCAGTAAGCGGTACAGCCCGTTCCCACGAGAAATACCAAGGAAAGATTTGAAAACGAAACAAGAAAACATGATGCCATCGATCGAAGTTCTTCATTCGATGAGCGGAGGCATCATCGAGAGTGGTATCAAATACATTCTCTTCCCTCTGCATCTTTTACGTTTCTGTATATTTGGAACGAGCACGAAACCCATCGCGTCCGAAAAGCCCGCAGAACCCAGCAGGAAACGCGATGAagcagaaaaagaagagaagaaagtaaAGGAGCGTGAAGAAAAGAAGACGCCGAGAGAAGCTACCAGTATCAAGTCTTCGGAAAAGTCTGGTAGATCCAAGTCTGATCGCGATTTGGTGGATGAAAGAAAAGACGCAGTATCATGTGTGAAAAAttcgaaagaaaagagaagccgTGACAAGGATGAATCCGCTGACGAAATGGTAACCGCCGAAGAAGATTCCGATTCCTCTGGTGAACAATGGAGCACCGCGAATAACACATTGGCAATGAACATGTCGATAGATTACGATAATCTCGATAGAACTATGTCGCACAGGGCGTCGGAAGAACCTATGGATGTATCAATGGAGGAACTACATTATGACAAGACGCATATCCCGCTGAACCTACCGCGGGATTATCGAGTGACtgaaaaacaatttcaaaataaCAAAGAGAATATAGCTTCGAAGATGAACGTCGAGGAGCAAGATAGCAATTCATCCGTGGATGAAGAAATTTCCCGGATCTTTCAAAAGCAATGCACCTCCTCGGAGGACGAGTTTACTTCCTCGTTTGTTAAATCGTCCTCTTTCAAACGCGAGAAAACGATgcagaataattttctttattacaaGACCAATTCCACGGTTGCGATTCATTCGAAGAAAAAGCCAGAGGGTAACGCGAAGGAGTATAAGAAGAAACAACCGTCGGATTTTAGCATTAATAGTAAAAGAAGGAAAGTGTCTCACGAGGAAGATAAAAATGAGAGAGAAAGCGAACGCAGGAGTGGAAATAAAGTTCGTGAAGAAAAACGAAGTTCTCGGCACGACACTCCGAGTAAACATGAATCGCGAGCTTCGAGGACAACGGCGAAGAAtaaagaaacgaaacggaatgatgtgaaatataaagaaatagcCACGCAAACGGACAGCGCATTTTCGAACGATGATGTTGAAATGACTCCCATTGACGCGAAACTTTGCAACAAACGTACAAGTCGCAGGTTGCATTTTAATATCATGAAG GATAAAAACGTGGAACGAGAATTGAATTACGTAGCAGACACTGAAGACTCCAACGATGGATTGCCGAAAATTATACGTAAACGAATATCACGTTCCAGTACATCATCGTCGTCGACGGATCTTGGTTTTGACGAGCGTGCGTTAACAACCCCAGATGTGGATATCGTGATTGGACGATCGCGTACGAACTCATTGGATAATACGAATAATTTTCGAACGCGTTCTCGTCCTCCGCCTGGCTTTCCGGAATTACCTCAGAATCCACCGTTATTGCCTTACATCGGTAACAGTTCCAAACATTTTATAGTGCCACGACCAAACCCTGATTGTCCTAACTGTTCGATTGTGCCGCCAGCACCTTCGCCTATGAGACATCTCTATTATGACTATCCTGAATTTATGGACTTACCTGTCAATGTTAGTTCTTCGAAgatcttaaataatattttgaggAACAACTACTACCGGTGA
- the LOC117601021 gene encoding CBY1-interacting BAR domain-containing protein 1-A-like isoform X1, whose product MLRSRSQTSVWEQEAKFVQDRISNVEKHFAELCVTFAAYARKAARLRDKGDEIAKVIQTYAHSENINRSLSTGLTNFSATLSVIGDYSDAKVQRFDAKIIAPLSQYATICKHARDDVKNTFAARDKELTRKRHLDRLRERNPRNRQMISQAESELMKASVEVSRVVKGLEEQIDSFEKRKLHDLKTLLLDFVAIELSFHAKALELLTKAYQDVSEIDEVKDLEEFREVMRVPDSVARLATVERTSFRQAYSLTNLASRFTSSPIISQKLDTRATGSTDSAKSSLKTNSSESVQIEEYKESSEETDSESIKDKPIKLQTDSKHDGPRKFIFKAIPPIPAYQKFLTKPMIIKYN is encoded by the exons ATGTTACGTTCAAGATCCCAGACCAGTGTATG GGAACAAGAAGCGAAATTTGTACAGGATCGAATATCCAACGTGGAGAAACATTTCGCAGAATTATGCGTGACGTTTGCGGCATATGCAAGAAAAGCGGCAAG ATTGCGCGATAAAGGCGATGAAATTGCAAAAGTAATTCAGACCTACGCTCATTCGGAAAATATAAATCGATCACTTTCTACAGGATTGACGAACTTTTCAGCGACTCTCTCGGTGATAGGCGACTACAG TGATGCCAAAGTACAAAGATTCGATGCAAAAATAATTGCTCCGCTTTCTCAATATGCGACTATCTGTAAACATGCTCGTGATGACGTGAAAAATACCTTTGCGGCACGAGACAAAGAGTTAACTAGGAAAAGACATCTGGACAGGCTCAGAGAAAGAAATCCTAGAAACAGACAAATGATC TCACAAGCTGAATCGGAATTAATGAAAGCTTCCGTCGAAGTTTCAAGAGTTGTAAAGGGGTTGGAAGAGCAAATTGATTCattcgaaaaaaggaaattacATGACTTAAAAACCTTACTGTTAGATTTTGTTGCTATCGAGTTAAGTTTTCACGCAAAAGCTTTGGAGTTATTGACGAAAGCTTATCAAGACGTTAGTGAAATCGATGAAGTTAAAGATCTAGAG GAATTTCGTGAAGTGATGCGTGTTCCGGATTCTGTTGCAAGATTGGCTACCGTTGAACGAACTTCATTTAGACAAGCTTATTCTCTAACTAATTTGGCTAGTCGTTTTACTTCTTCTCCCATCATTTCACAGAAATTAGATACCCGTGCGACGGGGTCCACG GATTCTGCAAAATCTAGTTTAAAAACCAACTCTTCAGAATCTGTACAAATTGAGGAATATAAAGAGAGTTCAGAAGAAACAGACTCTGAATCTATTAAAGATAAACCT ATTAAACTGCAAACAGATTCTAAACATGATGGTCCAcgcaaatttatatttaaagcaATACCCCCAATTCCTGCATATCAGAAGTTTTTAACAAAGCCTATGATTATTAAGTATAATTAA
- the LOC117601023 gene encoding uncharacterized protein LOC117601023 isoform X2, with amino-acid sequence MSNQICLKWNSFLNNIATSFESLWEEKGLVDVTLASNGRCLKAHKVILSASSPFFKKVFQTNPCRHLVIIFKGVHFSELQALLIFIYKGEVNIEQKNLPALLEAAEALQIRGLSGGDIFAKESYKKLAELEQAVEESVVTAKEETSRKKQKLNKHQNSILESALTPRISQLEGTDESTTSDQGKKEGDYPLPKNMLQNPIYQRLEMKIEPIETAVDNAQKQPATDKDPAERLDTGQSDGNQEMADIKPDHKVEDTDNYGMGNNAEPKNMQELTEYVQTLLQNMQENTR; translated from the exons ATGTCAAATCAAATATGTCTAAAATGGAACAGTTTTTTAAACAACATCGCCACGAGCTTCGAAAGCCTTTGGGAAGAAAAAGGTCTGGTGGATGTGACATTGGCAAGCAATGGACGGTGTCTTAAGGCGCATAAAGTGATTCTCTCGGCTAGCAGTCCTTTTTTCAAGAAAGTTTTCCAG ACAAATCCCTGTCGCCATcttgttataatatttaaaggTGTGCACTTCAGCGAATTGCAAGCATtacttatatttatatataaaggGGAGGTAAATATAGAGCAGAAAAATTTACCAGCCCTGTTGGAAGCTGCAGAGGCCTTGCAAATTCGTGGGCTTTCCGGGGGAGATATATTTGCTAAAGAATCGTATAAAAAATTAGCAGAACTGGAGCAGGCAGTGGAAGAAAGTGTGGTAACAGCTAAGGAAGAAACTTCAAGAAAGAAACAGAAACTTAATAAACATCAAAATTCTATATTAGAATCAGCATTGACACCTAGAATATCACAGTTAGAAGGGACAGATGAGTCCACAACCAGTGATCAAGGTAAAAAAGAAGGGGATTATCCTCTTCCAAAGAACATGCTTCAAAATCCAATTTATCAGCGTTTGGAAATGAAA ATAGAACCAATAGAAACAGCAGTGGACAATGCTCAGAAACAGCCAGCAACAGATAAAGATCCAGCTGAAAGATTGGACACTGGTCAAAGTGATGGAAATCAAG AAATGGCAGATATTAAACCAGATCATAAAGTTGAAGATACTGATAATTATGGAATGGGTAATAATGCGGAACCAAAAAATATGCAAGAATTGACAGAATAT gtacAAACACTACTACAAAATATGCAGG AAAATACTAGATGA
- the LOC117601021 gene encoding CBY1-interacting BAR domain-containing protein 1-A-like isoform X5, with product MLRSRSQTSVWEQEAKFVQDRISNVEKHFAELCVTFAAYARKAARLRDKGDEIAKVIQTYAHSENINRSLSTGLTNFSATLSVIGDYSDAKVQRFDAKIIAPLSQYATICKHARDDVKNTFAARDKELTRKRHLDRLRERNPRNRQMISQAESELMKASVEVSRVVKGLEEQIDSFEKRKLHDLKTLLLDFVAIELSFHAKALELLTKAYQDVSEIDEVKDLEDFQTMRGSMNGEFREVMRVPDSVARLATVERTSFRQAYSLTNLASRFTSSPIISQKLDTRATGSTDSAKSSLKTNSSESVQIEEYKESSEETDSESIKDKPIKLQTDSKHDGPRKFIFKAIPPIPAYQKFLTKPMIIKYN from the exons ATGTTACGTTCAAGATCCCAGACCAGTGTATG GGAACAAGAAGCGAAATTTGTACAGGATCGAATATCCAACGTGGAGAAACATTTCGCAGAATTATGCGTGACGTTTGCGGCATATGCAAGAAAAGCGGCAAG ATTGCGCGATAAAGGCGATGAAATTGCAAAAGTAATTCAGACCTACGCTCATTCGGAAAATATAAATCGATCACTTTCTACAGGATTGACGAACTTTTCAGCGACTCTCTCGGTGATAGGCGACTACAG TGATGCCAAAGTACAAAGATTCGATGCAAAAATAATTGCTCCGCTTTCTCAATATGCGACTATCTGTAAACATGCTCGTGATGACGTGAAAAATACCTTTGCGGCACGAGACAAAGAGTTAACTAGGAAAAGACATCTGGACAGGCTCAGAGAAAGAAATCCTAGAAACAGACAAATGATC TCACAAGCTGAATCGGAATTAATGAAAGCTTCCGTCGAAGTTTCAAGAGTTGTAAAGGGGTTGGAAGAGCAAATTGATTCattcgaaaaaaggaaattacATGACTTAAAAACCTTACTGTTAGATTTTGTTGCTATCGAGTTAAGTTTTCACGCAAAAGCTTTGGAGTTATTGACGAAAGCTTATCAAGACGTTAGTGAAATCGATGAAGTTAAAGATCTAGAG GACTTTCAGACAATGAGAGGAAGTATGAATGGG GAATTTCGTGAAGTGATGCGTGTTCCGGATTCTGTTGCAAGATTGGCTACCGTTGAACGAACTTCATTTAGACAAGCTTATTCTCTAACTAATTTGGCTAGTCGTTTTACTTCTTCTCCCATCATTTCACAGAAATTAGATACCCGTGCGACGGGGTCCACG GATTCTGCAAAATCTAGTTTAAAAACCAACTCTTCAGAATCTGTACAAATTGAGGAATATAAAGAGAGTTCAGAAGAAACAGACTCTGAATCTATTAAAGATAAACCT ATTAAACTGCAAACAGATTCTAAACATGATGGTCCAcgcaaatttatatttaaagcaATACCCCCAATTCCTGCATATCAGAAGTTTTTAACAAAGCCTATGATTATTAAGTATAATTAA
- the LOC117601023 gene encoding uncharacterized protein LOC117601023 isoform X1 — MSNQICLKWNSFLNNIATSFESLWEEKGLVDVTLASNGRCLKAHKVILSASSPFFKKVFQTNPCRHLVIIFKGVHFSELQALLIFIYKGEVNIEQKNLPALLEAAEALQIRGLSGGDIFAKESYKKLAELEQAVEESVVTAKEETSRKKQKLNKHQNSILESALTPRISQLEGTDESTTSDQGKKEGDYPLPKNMLQNPIYQRLEMKIEPIETAVDNAQKQPATDKDPAERLDTGQSDGNQEMADIKPDHKVEDTDNYGMGNNAEPKNMQELTEYVQTLLQNMQGKFQTMLDQILGKIDEMGNRIDDLEKNITDLMTQAGVEGGEK; from the exons ATGTCAAATCAAATATGTCTAAAATGGAACAGTTTTTTAAACAACATCGCCACGAGCTTCGAAAGCCTTTGGGAAGAAAAAGGTCTGGTGGATGTGACATTGGCAAGCAATGGACGGTGTCTTAAGGCGCATAAAGTGATTCTCTCGGCTAGCAGTCCTTTTTTCAAGAAAGTTTTCCAG ACAAATCCCTGTCGCCATcttgttataatatttaaaggTGTGCACTTCAGCGAATTGCAAGCATtacttatatttatatataaaggGGAGGTAAATATAGAGCAGAAAAATTTACCAGCCCTGTTGGAAGCTGCAGAGGCCTTGCAAATTCGTGGGCTTTCCGGGGGAGATATATTTGCTAAAGAATCGTATAAAAAATTAGCAGAACTGGAGCAGGCAGTGGAAGAAAGTGTGGTAACAGCTAAGGAAGAAACTTCAAGAAAGAAACAGAAACTTAATAAACATCAAAATTCTATATTAGAATCAGCATTGACACCTAGAATATCACAGTTAGAAGGGACAGATGAGTCCACAACCAGTGATCAAGGTAAAAAAGAAGGGGATTATCCTCTTCCAAAGAACATGCTTCAAAATCCAATTTATCAGCGTTTGGAAATGAAA ATAGAACCAATAGAAACAGCAGTGGACAATGCTCAGAAACAGCCAGCAACAGATAAAGATCCAGCTGAAAGATTGGACACTGGTCAAAGTGATGGAAATCAAG AAATGGCAGATATTAAACCAGATCATAAAGTTGAAGATACTGATAATTATGGAATGGGTAATAATGCGGAACCAAAAAATATGCAAGAATTGACAGAATAT gtacAAACACTACTACAAAATATGCAGGGTAAATTTCAAACAATGTTAGATCAAATTCTTGGAAAAA TAGATGAAATGGGAAACAGGATAGATGATCTAGAAAAGAACATCACAGACCTAATGACACAGGCTGGTGTAGAAGGAGGTGAAAAATGA
- the LOC117601021 gene encoding CBY1-interacting BAR domain-containing protein 1-A-like isoform X2, producing MRDVCGICKKSGKVCRLRDKGDEIAKVIQTYAHSENINRSLSTGLTNFSATLSVIGDYSDAKVQRFDAKIIAPLSQYATICKHARDDVKNTFAARDKELTRKRHLDRLRERNPRNRQMISQAESELMKASVEVSRVVKGLEEQIDSFEKRKLHDLKTLLLDFVAIELSFHAKALELLTKAYQDVSEIDEVKDLEDFQTMRGSMNGEFREVMRVPDSVARLATVERTSFRQAYSLTNLASRFTSSPIISQKLDTRATGSTDSAKSSLKTNSSESVQIEEYKESSEETDSESIKDKPIKLQTDSKHDGPRKFIFKAIPPIPAYQKFLTKPMIIKYN from the exons ATGCGTGACGTTTGCGGCATATGCAAGAAAAGCGGCAAGGTTTGTCG ATTGCGCGATAAAGGCGATGAAATTGCAAAAGTAATTCAGACCTACGCTCATTCGGAAAATATAAATCGATCACTTTCTACAGGATTGACGAACTTTTCAGCGACTCTCTCGGTGATAGGCGACTACAG TGATGCCAAAGTACAAAGATTCGATGCAAAAATAATTGCTCCGCTTTCTCAATATGCGACTATCTGTAAACATGCTCGTGATGACGTGAAAAATACCTTTGCGGCACGAGACAAAGAGTTAACTAGGAAAAGACATCTGGACAGGCTCAGAGAAAGAAATCCTAGAAACAGACAAATGATC TCACAAGCTGAATCGGAATTAATGAAAGCTTCCGTCGAAGTTTCAAGAGTTGTAAAGGGGTTGGAAGAGCAAATTGATTCattcgaaaaaaggaaattacATGACTTAAAAACCTTACTGTTAGATTTTGTTGCTATCGAGTTAAGTTTTCACGCAAAAGCTTTGGAGTTATTGACGAAAGCTTATCAAGACGTTAGTGAAATCGATGAAGTTAAAGATCTAGAG GACTTTCAGACAATGAGAGGAAGTATGAATGGG GAATTTCGTGAAGTGATGCGTGTTCCGGATTCTGTTGCAAGATTGGCTACCGTTGAACGAACTTCATTTAGACAAGCTTATTCTCTAACTAATTTGGCTAGTCGTTTTACTTCTTCTCCCATCATTTCACAGAAATTAGATACCCGTGCGACGGGGTCCACG GATTCTGCAAAATCTAGTTTAAAAACCAACTCTTCAGAATCTGTACAAATTGAGGAATATAAAGAGAGTTCAGAAGAAACAGACTCTGAATCTATTAAAGATAAACCT ATTAAACTGCAAACAGATTCTAAACATGATGGTCCAcgcaaatttatatttaaagcaATACCCCCAATTCCTGCATATCAGAAGTTTTTAACAAAGCCTATGATTATTAAGTATAATTAA
- the LOC117601021 gene encoding CBY1-interacting BAR domain-containing protein 1-A-like isoform X4, with product MQEKRQGLLRDKGDEIAKVIQTYAHSENINRSLSTGLTNFSATLSVIGDYSDAKVQRFDAKIIAPLSQYATICKHARDDVKNTFAARDKELTRKRHLDRLRERNPRNRQMISQAESELMKASVEVSRVVKGLEEQIDSFEKRKLHDLKTLLLDFVAIELSFHAKALELLTKAYQDVSEIDEVKDLEDFQTMRGSMNGEFREVMRVPDSVARLATVERTSFRQAYSLTNLASRFTSSPIISQKLDTRATGSTDSAKSSLKTNSSESVQIEEYKESSEETDSESIKDKPIKLQTDSKHDGPRKFIFKAIPPIPAYQKFLTKPMIIKYN from the exons ATGCAAGAAAAGCGGCAAGGTTT ATTGCGCGATAAAGGCGATGAAATTGCAAAAGTAATTCAGACCTACGCTCATTCGGAAAATATAAATCGATCACTTTCTACAGGATTGACGAACTTTTCAGCGACTCTCTCGGTGATAGGCGACTACAG TGATGCCAAAGTACAAAGATTCGATGCAAAAATAATTGCTCCGCTTTCTCAATATGCGACTATCTGTAAACATGCTCGTGATGACGTGAAAAATACCTTTGCGGCACGAGACAAAGAGTTAACTAGGAAAAGACATCTGGACAGGCTCAGAGAAAGAAATCCTAGAAACAGACAAATGATC TCACAAGCTGAATCGGAATTAATGAAAGCTTCCGTCGAAGTTTCAAGAGTTGTAAAGGGGTTGGAAGAGCAAATTGATTCattcgaaaaaaggaaattacATGACTTAAAAACCTTACTGTTAGATTTTGTTGCTATCGAGTTAAGTTTTCACGCAAAAGCTTTGGAGTTATTGACGAAAGCTTATCAAGACGTTAGTGAAATCGATGAAGTTAAAGATCTAGAG GACTTTCAGACAATGAGAGGAAGTATGAATGGG GAATTTCGTGAAGTGATGCGTGTTCCGGATTCTGTTGCAAGATTGGCTACCGTTGAACGAACTTCATTTAGACAAGCTTATTCTCTAACTAATTTGGCTAGTCGTTTTACTTCTTCTCCCATCATTTCACAGAAATTAGATACCCGTGCGACGGGGTCCACG GATTCTGCAAAATCTAGTTTAAAAACCAACTCTTCAGAATCTGTACAAATTGAGGAATATAAAGAGAGTTCAGAAGAAACAGACTCTGAATCTATTAAAGATAAACCT ATTAAACTGCAAACAGATTCTAAACATGATGGTCCAcgcaaatttatatttaaagcaATACCCCCAATTCCTGCATATCAGAAGTTTTTAACAAAGCCTATGATTATTAAGTATAATTAA